Proteins encoded by one window of Vigna radiata var. radiata cultivar VC1973A chromosome 5, Vradiata_ver6, whole genome shotgun sequence:
- the LOC106761507 gene encoding uncharacterized protein LOC106761507, whose product MEGLLPLVYKAIKRNKTRSQYECLSSGSALNYNISMAEMYPQTQDQILQNQTPPNKVFHRHHEDLHKYAHRRHNSVGDFGNGFQSTQMRTGVVSTPSNKLVRFRSQRMFSCITGV is encoded by the coding sequence ATGGAGGGTCTTCTGCCTCTGGTTTACAAAGCAATCAAGAGAAACAAAACTCGAAGTCAATATGAGTGTCTCTCATCAGGATCTGCTCTCAACTACAACATCAGCATGGCTGAGATGTACCCTCAAACACAGGATCAAATCCTTCAGAATCAGACACCACCCAACAAAGTGTTTCACCGTCATCATGAAGATCTTCACAAATATGCTCACCGCCGACATAACTCTGTTGGAGATTTCGGTAACGGTTTCCAATCCACCCAGATGAGAACAGGTGTTGTTTCCACCCCTTCAAACAAACTCGTTAGGTTTAGGAGTCAGAGAATGTTTTCATGTATTACTGGTGTCTGA